GAACGCATTGATCGACGATTTTCTGGCCGATACGGAGGTTTTCAGATGAAGACACTGACCATTAAGCTGGAAACACTTGAGGAAGTCGTTGAACGTGCAAAAACGGCGGCCACCACCCGCCAATACCAGGGCAGTTTCCTGACGTTCGGAACATATAACGATTTTGCCCGGGTCATCACGGGCAACCGGCTTCGCATGCTCAACACGCTGGTCAATACCGACGAAGGCCTGACCGTTCGTGGACTAGCCGACAAACTTGGCCGAAACCTGCGGGCAGTTCATGACGACTTGAAGGCACTGGAATCCTACGGCCTGGTGGTCAACGAACGCGGCAACATCCACGTGCCCTACGACGACCTGCACATCGACGTTCACATCCGCCGCGCGGCGTGAAGGGCTTTCTCTCTGTCGGGGTGGGTGTGCGC
This genomic stretch from Marinihelvus fidelis harbors:
- a CDS encoding HVO_A0114 family putative DNA-binding protein is translated as MKTLTIKLETLEEVVERAKTAATTRQYQGSFLTFGTYNDFARVITGNRLRMLNTLVNTDEGLTVRGLADKLGRNLRAVHDDLKALESYGLVVNERGNIHVPYDDLHIDVHIRRAA